The Acidobacteriota bacterium genome contains the following window.
GTGTGTAGCGGGCATGGCCGCATGGTTGAGCCGCGCGATCCGGTCGTGGTTGTCCTTCAGAGCCACAACCCAGTATTCGGCACGGTCGATGGCCACCCTGCGGCAGGAATAGTGTTCACCAACCGAGTCATAGATCTGGGTGAACAGTCCCGGATCGATGCGCTTCTTGGTTGCGCCGATGATGTGGTCAGCGGTTGGGGAATGGACGATGTCGAGACCGTGGTCGGCGGCAAAATCCAGGATGGCGTTGAAGAGGATCCGGTACCAGTAGCGAAAGCGCGTGTCGAGCCTGGCGCTGGCGGCCCGCTTCAGGCTGGGGCTGCGATAGATCTGCTGGCAGAGGTCCGACTGCAGATAGGTGACCACGCCGGTGCGGCCTTCGACAAAAAGGCCCGCTGCGGCGATAAGGCCCTTTCTTCCAAACTGCTGGCCGTGCCAGTTGACCGCCGGGTCCGTGAATAACGCGTCGGGAAAGCCGCCCAGCCAGTTGGAATACACGTTGCGCTGGATGTGCTGGCCAGGGCGATCCGCCGGCGTGAGACGCCCCGCTTCTCAAGACACAGGTGTGTATCGGCATAGGGCTTGGGCAGGGCGATCACGTCGTGCGGGAAGTACTCACGCGCGCCCGGAAGCCGCGCTCGGTAAATTGCGCGCGCTCGGCCGCCACCTTCATTTAAGACCTCGGCGCCTCCCGGGCGTCGCCGGCGGCAATCTCGGCCTGAGCCGCATGCACCGGGCGTCCGTACCAGGGCAGGTGAATGGCAAGGACGCGCGCTTTCTCATCGCCTCGAAGCCCGTGTTTCTCCAGAATCCGCTCCAACGTGCGTTTCGCCTGGTCCCGGTCACGAAGTGTCAGGCGCTCGCCGTCGTGATCGCGGTAGTTGTAGAGGCTCGCCGGGACAATGGCCACCGTGGCACCGCGCTCCAGCATCGTCCAGATCAGATCGAAGTCGTCGATACCGGGGTAGTCGCCGAGCGATTCGTCCAGGCCGCCGGCCTCCACGATGGCCGTCTTTCGGAACAGGAAGAAATGTTTCAGGTAACGGGCTCGTTCTTCAAGGGTGGTTCGCTTCTGAAACGTCTCCGAGACTCGGAGGCGCACCAGGGGCCGCTGGCCGGCGTCCGGCCGTCTGCGAGAAACACGGTCAGGCCTGTCGACACGATGTCCACGTGATGCGGCAGACAGCACTCGACCGCCCGCGGGTTGAGCCAATCATCAGATAGCAGAAGGCCGACGCGATCCGCTGAGGCGAGTTGAATACCGTAGTTGATGGCGGCGGCAAAGCCACCTCGCACCGGCTCAGGTTCGATGCGCAGACCCAGGATGCTCGGCAGCGAGTGAGGCGAGGAGCCTGGTGTTCGACTCGCGCGCGCGGGTCGAATGCACCACGATCACCTCGCACGGAACCGTTTGCGCGAGAGCCGACCGCACGCTCTGCTCAAGCCAACTGTCGACCTGATCGAGCAGCGGCACCCACGATTGTCGCGCCAAATCGTTGGGAGGACACCGGAACGGGAGCGTAGCCCATGTGCGTCGCGTGTGCAAAACGACCTCTGAGGTAACGACCTCAGAGGTCGTTTCTGCGAACTGCCTCAATCACCTCACCGCGTGCGCTGCAACCGCGCGAGGCCGCGCGCGGTTTCCACCAGTTCCGCAAACCCCGCCTTGTCGGTGGCGAGCGCGGGCGAGACGGTGATTGCGTTTACGCGGCGCACCAACGCGTCCCAGCGGCCGGCATCAGTCGTGCCCCTGCGCAACATGAGACCAAACTCCGCAACCGCCGCCGCGAACGCGCAGGTGCCGCACCGGGCCACCCGACCGCACCGACTGCTCGATGAGCGCGCTCACGTCTCCATCCGGCTGCTTGTAACGCGCCTTTACGGTCAGCCAGTCGCCGCTGGTGTTGGCCGGGCGGGACGGACGATCGATCACCGCGGGGTTCGCCTGGTACTTCAGCGGGTCCACGCTGGGCCGGCTCTCTGTGTCACCAGCACCCTCCCTCCCACTCCGACCGGCACCACTTCGTACAGCACGGTCACCGTATGGCCGGCGCCCATTTCCCCGCCGTCCTTGCGGTCATTGTTGAAGTCTTTGTCTGCAAGCAACCGGTTCTCGTAGCCGATGAGCCTCCACGACGCGACCATTGCGGGGGTTGAACTCCACCTGGAACTTCACGTCCTTCGCCACGGTCTCGAGCGTGGAATCGGTTTCGTGAAGGAGCACGCGACGCGCCTCCTGCAGCGAATCCAGGTACACGTAGTGGCCGTTGCCCTTGTTGGCCATCTGCTCGAGCGCTGAATCATTCAGGTTGCCCTGGCCGACTCCGAAGATCGAAAGGAACACACCCGACTCGCGCTCGCGCTCGATGAGGCGCACAAGGTCACGCTCGTTGGTTACACCGACATTGGAAGTCGCCATCGGTGGCCAGCATCACGCGATTGACGCCGCCCGGGATGAACGCTTCCCGCGCAAGGCGATACGCGGTGACGATGCCCTGCGCGCCGTTGGTGGATCCGCTCGCGTTCAGGTTCGCGATCGCGCGCTGGATGACGTCGCGTCGACGGACCGGCGTGGACGCGAGCGCCACGCCGCTCGATCCCGCGTAGGTGACGATGGCGAGGCGGTCGTCAGGGTTGAGGAGTCCACAAACAAGCCAAGGGCGGTCCTGAGCATGGGCAGGCGATCGGCCGGCGCCATCGAACCCGACACGTCGATAAGCAGCACGATGCTGCGGCCTTCTCGCGTTTGCGGCGCGGCCGCCCGGGCGCGGGCACCGACGAGCACGAGTTTGTGCGAGGGCGCCCACGGGCAGTCGGCCACTTCAGTGGTCAGCGCCATCGGCCGGCCATTACGTGGCTGCGCGTAGTCGGGATGGAAGTAGTTGAGCAGCTCCTCGACGCGCACGGCATCAGACGGCGGCAACTGGCCCGACGACAGGAATCGGCGCACGTTGGCGTACGACGCGGTGTCCACGTCGGCGCCGAACGTGGAGAGGGGCTGGGTCCTGGTGTCCTGGAACCGGTTGGGATCGATCGGCGCGTAGCGCTCGCGGTCTTCGAAGTAGATCTGCCCGGTCACCACGCGTTCATACATGCGCTGGGGTGCGACGCCGCCGCCACCCGCACGTCCTGCCGCAACGCCACCCGAGATGGGTGTCCTCTGCGACGTCGCGACGGTCGGGTAAGGAGGAGGGCCGGAAGAGACTGCCC
Protein-coding sequences here:
- a CDS encoding DUF3520 domain-containing protein produces the protein MVASWRLIGYENRLLADKDFNNDRKDGGEMGAGHTVTVLYEVVPVGVGGRVLVTQRAGPAWTR
- a CDS encoding von Willebrand factor type A domain-containing protein → MTGQIYFEDRERYAPIDPNRFQDTRTQPLSTFGADVDTASYANVRRFLSSGQLPPSDAVRVEELLNYFHPDYAQPRNGRPMALTTEVADCPWAPSHKLVLVGARARAAAPQTREGRSIVLLIDVSGSMAPADRLPMLRTALGLFVDSSTLTTASPSSPTRDRAAWRSRPRRSVDATSSSARSRT